In Ascochyta rabiei chromosome 18, complete sequence, one DNA window encodes the following:
- a CDS encoding Slx4p interacting protein, which produces MHMAELLKIESKPIPAFYCCYLLRSTNRKSYYIGSTPNPARRLGQHNGTSKGGAKRTAMQGKRPWEMTCIVTGFPSHFAALQFEWAWQNTHMTRHIDRDVRDARAVELQKGKKAAPAASGRRKRPPMSLEARLKNLHHLLGVDSFRRWPLHLRFFALDVFKQWERHAARMTQRLRESVTIQVTPAEMPRLAPEIWAEVGSHYIPDIIRNIPVAYEDCKPYVEKSMNTLHHDEAHTCGVCKKTAEKSTSMLIVCPVETCNTVSHLPCLSKRFLFEDDNSEGALMPMEGSCPGCRTNLEWATLMKELSLRTYGEEEIAAMFKPKRRKKADALETDETGEDEDLDETWMKEVGESDTEIPESPVR; this is translated from the coding sequence ATGCATATGGCAGAACTGCTCAAAATCGAGAGCAAGCCCATTCCGGCATTCTACTGCTGCTATCTCCTCCGCTCGACGAATCGCAAATCCTATTACATCGGCAGTACCCCAAATCCTGCACGTCGCCTCGGCCAGCACAATGGCACGAGCAAGGGCGGCGCGAAGCGCACTGCGATGCAGGGAAAGCGGCCGTGGGAGATGACGTGTATTGTCACTGGCTTCCCTTCGCATTTTGCTGCGTTACAGTTCGAGTGGGCGTGGCAGAACACCCACATGACTAGACATATCGACCGGGACGTTAGAGACGCCCGTGCTGTAGAGCTGCAAAAAGGCAAGAAAGCTGCGCCCGCCGCATCTGGAAGGAGAAAAAGACCACCAATGTCGCTAGAAGCCCGGCTAAAAAACCTGCATCATTTGCTTGGGGTAGACAGTTTTCGAAGATGGCCGCTGCATCTGCGATTCTTTGCGCTGGACGTGTTCAAGCAGTGGGAACGGCATGCTGCGAGAATGACGCAAAGGCTGAGGGAAAGCGTCACTATTCAAGTCACGCCTGCTGAGATGCCGAGGCTTGCGCCAGAGATATGGGCAGAGGTTGGGTCGCACTACATCCCGGACATCATACGGAATATACCTGTTGCGTATGAGGACTGCAAGCCATACGTCGAGAAGTCCATGAACACCCTGCATCACGACGAAGCACATACTTGCGGTGTTTGCAAGAAGACAGCCGAAAAGTCAACCTCTATGCTCATCGTTTGTCCGGTCGAAACCTGCAACACGGTCTCCCATCTGCCATGCCTATCGAAAAGATTTTTGTTCGAAGACGACAACTCTGAAGGCGCTCTGATGCCTATGGAAGGCTCATGTCCAGGCTGCCGCACCAATCTGGAATGGGCTACTCTGATGAAAGAACTCAGCCTGCGCACCTACGGCGAGGAAGAGATCGCGGCAATGTTCAAGCCAAAGCGGAGAAAGAAAGCAGACGCGCTAGAGACCGACGAGACGggagaagacgaagaccTTGACGAAACCTGGATGAAAGAAGTCGGTGAGTCAGACACCGAGATACCAGAAAGTCCTGTTAGATAG